GATAACCGCGCCGAAGGTTGATGCCTGCTGCTGGCTTCGCATGATCGTCCCGATTGCCAGCCCGAAACCTATGGCTGCAAGAGCGGCAGCCGTAGCCACCAGCATCAGGGCCGGATAGTTGCTGCCGATTTCCAGTTTCGGGGAGCCGAAAAGGGGAAGTATCTTGAATCCCACAAACAGCATCAGCAAAAACTGGGACAGGCATACCAGCAGGTATACAATCACCTTGGCCAGTAAGACCGTAAAGTAGCTGACCGGAGCGACCATTATCCTCTTCAGGATACCCTGCTGCCGCTCGTTGATAAGATAGCCGGACAAGGGGACAACGATAAAAAACATGGCAAACATGGTCCAGGCCGGTACATTCTGCTGGGTTGAGGTCGGCAGCATGCCTTTTTTCGGATCAAATATAAACTCCTCCTTGATTTCAACCAGAATCCCGTCATATTTCGAGAAACTGGATGCAGAAAGCCGGTTGACTAACGTGCCTGCGCCCGATCCGCTGGTGCTGGACAGGCTGTTCAGAATAGTTTCCATCTCGGTCATGATTATGCTGCGGCTCAGGGCATTCATGATCGTCTCTCTGAACAGCTCAGGGAGGGCGGGGTCCAGCATGACCTGTACTCTGGCCAGGGCCTGTTCCCGCAATTTGTCCAATGAGATCTGCGGCTGCGGTGGAGAAAGGCCCGGCGGATAGGTGCCAGCCGGGACAAGGCTGCTCATGAGTTTTCCGGCCAGGGTATCGAAGCTGCGGGAAGTACCCTGCGGGATAAAGATACACACTTTGAAATCGCCGCGGGCGAGGGCTCGTTTTGCCTCCTCCAGCGTGGGTAT
The sequence above is a segment of the bacterium genome. Coding sequences within it:
- a CDS encoding ABC transporter permease translates to MLKLLSIARKDILLLLRDKAGLAVLFLMPTALVLVISLVHDTALKATQNPTLKLLLVNQDTGSLSETIEERLRQSGSFQVHTHGGSRIPTLEEAKRALARGDFKVCIFIPQGTSRSFDTLAGKLMSSLVPAGTYPPGLSPPQPQISLDKLREQALARVQVMLDPALPELFRETIMNALSRSIIMTEMETILNSLSSTSGSGAGTLVNRLSASSFSKYDGILVEIKEEFIFDPKKGMLPTSTQQNVPAWTMFAMFFIVVPLSGYLINERQQGILKRIMVAPVSYFTVLLAKVIVYLLVCLSQFLLMLFVGFKILPLFGSPKLEIGSNYPALMLVATAAALAAIGFGLAIGTIMRSQQQASTFGAVIIIIAAALGGVMVPVYAMPEFMQKLSTISPLAWGLNAFLDVFLRHGSLTSVLPNVGRLLGFFVVTIVISFGYYIWQRE